From a single Pirellulaceae bacterium genomic region:
- a CDS encoding GNAT family N-acetyltransferase, whose amino-acid sequence MALLKPFIEQRVILRRTKAEMLHLMTTGFVILWQQHIVGFSAVEVYSKKLSEIQCLVVQDAHQGRGLGAVLVEHCVALARTLGVMEVMAISSSDRFLIHQGFDYALPNQKKALFLQLRSRDEVYREVEQLGE is encoded by the coding sequence ATGGCGCTGCTCAAGCCATTCATCGAACAACGTGTTATCCTGCGGCGGACTAAAGCTGAAATGCTGCACTTGATGACTACGGGGTTCGTTATTCTGTGGCAGCAGCACATCGTCGGCTTTTCGGCAGTCGAGGTCTATTCGAAGAAGTTGTCGGAGATTCAGTGTCTGGTGGTGCAGGATGCCCATCAAGGCCGAGGTTTAGGTGCGGTGTTGGTCGAGCACTGCGTAGCGCTGGCTCGCACACTGGGGGTTATGGAGGTGATGGCCATCAGTTCGTCGGATCGTTTTCTGATCCATCAAGGTTTTGACTACGCGTTGCCCAACCAAAAGAAAGCATTATTCTTGCAATTGAGAAGTCGCGATGAAGTGTACCGCGAAGTGGAGCAACTGGGTGAGTAA